In Haliotis asinina isolate JCU_RB_2024 chromosome 15, JCU_Hal_asi_v2, whole genome shotgun sequence, one DNA window encodes the following:
- the LOC137264850 gene encoding uncharacterized protein, which translates to MSFAGLVAVLLCLAVVTEQLSFLSDLYEQSRVSYTSGDDVTFTCPVALHPGEEYDQIEWTFLSCGRYFFMIPCYERSVWSREQGLQIQEGPQISQIPPNSSVKAVATVKNITNGYYLCRVIGTGSTDQSHLFDVYVLKNASAVPTLSPDPIFVVKGATGSVRVTCKDEAYVPGSIMRIYHGSWSLRAAFFELPTVCTIIYDPETPTETASCEAEVPASILTGRLTLQNSIHCDVIRPGGKRISLDRRARIVDLGTDSQTITI; encoded by the exons ATGTCGTTCGCCGGATTGGTAGCCGTGCTCCTGTGTCTTGCTGTGGTCACGGAACAGCTGAGTTTCTTGTCAGATCTTTATG AGCAGTCTAGAGTCTCCTACACATCTGGTGATGACGTCACATTCACGTGTCCAGTTGCGCTACATCCGGGCGAGGAGTATGACCAAATAGAATGGACATTCCTATCCTGTGGGCGCTATTTCTTCATGATCCCATGTTATGAACGGTCCGTGTGGTCAAGAGAGCAAGGCCTTCAGATACAGGAAGGTCCCCAGATTTCTCAGATTCCCCCAAACAGTTCTGTGAAAGCTGTTGCCACAGTGAAGAACATCACTAATGGGTACTACCTATGTCGGGTTATTGGTACAGGAAGCACCGACCAGTCCCACCTTTTCGACGTGTATGTTCTTAAAA ATGCATCGGCCGTACCAACCCTAAGCCCTGATCCAATTTTCGTCGTGAAGGGTGCGACAGGATCTGTACGAGTCACGTGCAAGGACGAGGCCTATGTTCCTGGAAGCATCATGAGAATCTATCATGGAAGTTGGTCTCTAAGAGCAGCATTCTTCGAACTCCCAACTGTTTGCACCATCATCTATGACCCCGAGACTCCTACGGAAACGGCGTCTTGCGAAGCGGAAGTTCCTGCGTCCATCTTGACTGGCAGGCTGACTTTGCAAAACTCAatccattgtgacgtcatccgTCCAGGAGGTAAACGGATATCTCTGGATAGACGTGCGAGGATTGTAGACCTTGGTACCGACTCCCAAACAATCACAATATGA